The Candidatus Palauibacter soopunensis sequence CGAAGTACCCGACCTCCCGCAGGTTCTCGGGATCGCTGATGTCGATGACGCGGAAGCCGGCCTGGTAGTTGGCCTGGTACATCCGGTCGCCCTTCACGTAGAGATTGTGGTCCGTCGCGTTGTTGGGTCCGTAGTAGTCCGCGATCACGACGGGGTCATCGAGATCGGTCACGTCCCATACGATCGTCTTCGTCCGGTCCGTCGTGCCGACGAGTTCGTCGAGTTCGTCGTCCAGAAAGAAGTAGCGCCGGTCATCGCTCAGCCACCCCTGGTGGATGTAGGCGACGCCGGGGTACGCGGCGGCCGAAATCGGGCGCGGGTTCGACTTGTCCGTGACGTCGACGATCCGGAGTGCGGTCTCGTTCGATGCGAAGCACAGTTCCCGGCCCCGGTAGTCCATGTCGGGCCCGTCGTACACGAGACACTGCGCGTCGTGCGTCCGCCCCTGGAAGATGAGCCCCTCGGTGTCCGTGTAGCAGCCGGCGAACTCGGGCGCGAGCGGCTGGCGGATGTCGATCATCACGAGGCCGCCGCCGCAGGTGTGCCCGTCCCCGCTCGTGGAGACGGTGAAGGCCGTGCCCGCGCCGGTGTCGATGATGAGGTTGTGGGCGCTCCCGATCCCGTCCCAGCGGAGGTCGGGCGCGAACTCCACGGGGGGACTCGCCACGTCGCGCAGGCGGGTGAGATCGAAGACGACGAGGCCGTGGGCGCCGGCCCCGTCCCCGGTGAAGAAGAGGTGGTCGGCGTAGACCTTGAGGTCGCGGGCGCCGCTGCGGTTCGCGGGGATGACGCCGAGATACACGGGGTTGACGGCGTCGGTGACGTCGACGATCGCGGCCCCGCCGGAACGGCCCACGAGGCCGTACTCACGGCCGGTCTCGGGGTCCGTCCAGCCCCACGCGTCGCTCACGCGCTCTCCGGGCTCGCCGCCGATGGAGGCGAGCGGGAGGTACGCCTGCAGGTCGACATCCGCGCAGTCGAAGCCCGCGGCCCGGTCATCTTCGCAGCGCACCTCCGCCGACGTCACCGCGGCGGGCGGACTCCCGGGGCGCAACCAGACGGGACCCGACCAGGAGCCGTCCTCCGCCGCCTCGTAGACGGCGGCGAGCCCCGCGCTCCCCTCGGATTCGGGGCTGCCGACCACGGCGAGGCCGGGGCGAAGGGCGAGCGCGGACCCGAAGCCCCCCACGAGGGCGGCGCCCTCGGGCGCGAAGGAACGGCCGGCGCGCCATTCACCGTCGGCGTCCGCGCGGCTGAAGGCATCGACCCGACCCCGGCCGTCCTCGGCCCCCGGCGCTCCGACGATCAGTTCGTCTCCGGCGGCCGCGAGCGCGGCCCCGAAGCGCTGGCCCGGCCCCGAAGCGCCCGGGAGCAGCGTCGCCGCTTCGGCCCAGTCGCCCTCCGCCCCCCCGGCGAAGAGCACCACGCGGCCGACCGACCCATCCGCGTTGGGCGCGCCCACGGCGAGTTCGCCGTCGCCGGTGAAGAGGACGCTGGCGCCCAGGCCGGCGCCCCCGCCCAGCGCGGGCGAATCGAGCGCCGCCTCCCGGCTCCACGCCCCGTCGGCCCCGCGGGCGAACACGTACACCGTGCCCGAACTTCCCTGCCCCGGCGCGCCGACCGCCGCCAGCCCGCCGCGCACCGCCAGCGCCGCCCCGTAGCGCGCGTTGGCCCGGAGATCTCCGGCTTCCAGCAAGCCCGCCGCACTCCACGTTCCGTCCGTCCCGCGGACGTAAACCCGAACCTCGGTGCCGGCGCCCCGCCCGCCCGGCGCCGAGACGAGCGCCACATCCCGATCCGCCGCGACGACGCGCGCGGGCGGCTGCAGGATCGCCATTACCCGGCCCATGCTCATTTCTTCGGGGGCCGCGCCGGCTGCGGCCCCGAGCGGCAGAGCGCCCGACTCCGCCCAGCCGCCGTCCGCCCCGCGGGCGAACCCGTACGCGCCGATCATCACCTGCGGGTCCCCGCTCGCCGCGAGGAACCCGCCCTCCACCGGCGCCATGGTTCGGCCGAACGACTCCCCGAGGAGCGATCCCGCAGACCACACTTCCTGGACCTGCGACCAGCCCGAGTCGCCCTTACCGAACACAAGCACCGACGCGGGCCCGCGGCCGAACGCCGGCTTGAGGACGAGGATCTCGTCCGCCGCCGGCGCCCACACCGCCGCCCCGAACCCGTCCTGCGCCGCCACCGGCCGGGTCACGACGCACGCAAACAGCGCAACCACTACGAGATGCGGCGAGCGAGTCATCATTCTGCCTTCCTGCAAGAGTCGTTCTCGTGCACGGCCGCGGCGAGGGCGGCGGACAGCTCCCCGAAGGCGGTCTCGCCGCGGCCGAGGGCGGCGATGAGCGCGGATCCGACCACGACGCCGTCCGCCATGCCCGCGACCGCGGCGGCCTGTTCCGGGGTCGAGATGCCGAACCCCACCGCCACCGGCAGCCGCACCATCGTCCGGAGCCCTCTCACCTGGTCCTCGAGCGAGGCGTCCAGCGCCTTCCGCGCCCCCGTCACGCCGAGGCGGGAGATGTAGTACAGGAACCCCGAAGCGTGGCCCAGGATGGTCTCGAGGCGGGCCCTCGGCGTGGTGGGGGCCGCGAGAGGGATGAGGTCGAGCGGACCGGCGGCCAGCCGCCGCTCCAGCTCCGGATGCGAGCCCACGGGCAGGTCGGTGACGAGGAGTCCCGCCGCCCCCGCGGCCTCCGCCCGCGCCAGGAAACGCTCCACTCCCATGCGAAGAATCGGATTCAGGTAGGAGAAGACGACGACCGGCGGCAGATCGCCGGAGATTTCCGCCAGTTGGTCCAGCGTGGACTCGACCGTGACGCCCTGCTCCAGCGCGCGCCAGCTCGCGGCCTGGATCGTGGGCCCGTCCGCGAGCGGATCGCTGAACGGGATCCCCAGTTCGATAATGTCCGCGCCGTCCGCCGCCAGCCGCTCGAGCAGCCGCGGCGTGTCCGCCGGCCGCGGGAAGCCGCTCGACAGAAAGGGGATGAACGCGGCCCCCGCATCCCGACCTTCGAACACGCCCTCGATCCTCGATCCGGCGTGCGCGACGGGGGCCGCGGCGGGCGCTGTGCCGCCGGGAACGCTCAAGAGCCGCTTTCCTCCGCGTCCTCCTCCGTCGTCACGGCGGGCCGGTGCGTCCCCCACTTCTCGAACCACTTCCTCAGGTAGAGCTGCGTGCGCAGGAAATTCGACGGACGCGAACTCGTCCCGTGCCACTCCCCCTGGAAGCGCACCATGACCGTCGGCACGCCCTCGTAGTGCAGCGCCTGGTAGAACTCCTCGGTCTGACCCATGGGCGTCCGCAGATCCATCTCCCCCGTCATCAGCATCGTCGGCGTCGTCACGTTCTCCACGTAGAAGATGGACGAGCGGTCCATCCACTCCTCCTCGTCCTCCCAGAACGGCTTCTCGAAGGTGCGCAGGTAGCCGATCGCATCCGATGTCCCCATCGCGGACATCCAGTTCACGATGGGACAGTTCGCCGATGCGGCCCGGAAGCGGTCCGTGTTCCCCACGATGTACGAGGTGAGGATGCCGCCGCCCGAGCACCCGTACACGAACAGGTTGTCCCCGTCCACGTAGCCGCGGCGCAGCATCTCATCCACGCCGCCCATGAGGTCGGGAAAGTCGGCGCCCGGATAGTCGTGGTTGATCGCGTTCGCGAACTCCGTCCCGTATCCCGTGCTCCCCCGGGGGTTCGTGTAGAGGACGACATAGTCGTTCGAGGCGTGTTCCTGGAAGGCGAAGTTGAACCCGCCGTTGTACATGCTGTGCGGCCCGCCGTGGATGGCGAGCATGAGCGGATACTCGCGATTCGGATCGAAGTCGGGCGGCTTCACGATCCAGCCCTGGACCCGGAAGCCGTCCGTCGACTCGTACCAGACCTCCTCCACCTCGCCGAGAGTCACGCCGTGGAGCACGTCCGCGTTGACCTCCGTGAGGCGGGTGACCTCGCCCGGGTTCGAGAGGGAGAAGCGATAGAGGTCGCCGGGCTCGTGGTCGGTGGCGATCGTGCCCACCGCGGTGCCGTCCTCCGCGAAGGAGGAGAGGGAGAAGAGGTGCGCCCCCTCGGTGAGCTGCGTGACGCCGCCCTCGACGGAGACGAAGTGGAGCTGACGGTACCCTTCCCGGTTCACGTTGAAGTAGAGGCCGCTCCCGTCGGGCGCCCACTGGAAGCCGCCGGACTGCCGGTCGTAGTCCCCCGAGATGAGCCGCGAGCCGGACCCGTCCCGGTTCATGACGTAGATTTTCTGGTTCCGGTAGGTGTCGCGGTGTTCGTCGCCGACGGTATGGGCGATGAGGCGGCCGTCGGGCGAGGGCACGGCACCCCCGTCGGGGCCGCGCCGGTCCGTGAGCTGGCGGATGGCCCCGGAGGCCACGGAGACGGCGTAGATCTCGGACTCCTGCCAGTGCTCCGGCCGGTCCCAGTCGGGCGCGCGGTAGGAGGAGAAGTAGATCTCGCTCCCGTCGGGGCTCCAGGCGATCCCGCCGTGGTTCCAGTCCCCCGTCGTGAGCTGGCGGGCGGCGCCTCCGTGGGCCGGGACGACGAACACATGCGTCCAGCCGGTGTCGACGTAGCCCTGGCGGTCGCGCTTGTAGCCGGCGCGCTCGACGATCTTCGGCCCCTCGGTCCACGTCGCCCCGTCCGGCCGGGAGGGGAGATCGACGCCGGCGAAGTCCGCGCGGTCGTTCACCCGGCTCGTGAATGCGATCCACTCTCCGTCCGGCGACCAGCGGGGAGAGGACGGGCCGTTCTCGAGGCGGGTGACCTGGGTCGTAGCGCCCTCCTCGTCCATCCAGCGCACGAAGATCTGGCTCCCCGAGGGTTCGCCCGCCGCCGTGAACAGGATGCGGGTGCCGTCGGGGGACCAGCGCGCCCCGCCGCCGTCGACGAGCGCCCGCTGCCGGCTGCCGTCCGCATTCATCATGTAGAGGGACGACTCGCGGCGGTCGTTGACCTTGTCCACCCAGCCGCGGGTGTAGACGATCCTCGATCCGTCCGGCGAGATCCGGGGGTCGGAGACCGACTCCATGTCCATGTAGTGGTCGAGCGACAGCCGGCGCGTCTGGGCCGCCGCGTCCGCGACGAGGGCTCCGGCGGCGATGGCTGTCAGCAGGGCGGCGCTTCCGAACGTCGTCTTCATCCTTCGCTCCTTCGGCTTCGTGACCGGCCCGGGGTCGAACCCGTCAGTATCGGAAATCCCCGAAGCAGCGGCCACCCGGCGAGCGGCGCGAGGGACTAGAGGATGGCGGCGCCGAGGGCGGAGGCGACGAGGCCGACGCCCAGTTCGGCGGTCTGGTTGCGGTGGTCGAGGACGGGGTTGAGTTCGACGAGTTCCAGGCTCAGCAGCTTTCCGGAGCGCCACGCCTTCTCGCACACGAGGTGCCCTTCGCGGTAGGTGAGGCCGCCGCGCACGGGCGTTCCCACGCCCGGCGCGATCCGCGGGTCGAGCACGTCGACGTCGAACGAGAGGTGGAACCCGGCGGTTCCGGCGCTGGCGCGCTCGAGGGCCTCGTCCATGCAGGCCCCCACGCCGCGCTCGTCGATCTCGGACATCGTGAACACGCGGACACCCAGCTCCCGGATGAGCCGCTTCTCGCCCCCATCCAGCGACCGCGCGCCCAGGACGCTCACGTTTTCGGGCACGACGCTCGGCCGGCCGGAGGTCAGTTGCGGCTCGCCGTGCCCCAGCAGCACCGCGAGCGACATCCCGTGAATGTTCCCGGTGGGCGTAGTGGCGGGGCGGTTCATGTCGGCGTGGGCGTCCACCCAGATGACGCCGATGGCCGCCCCCCGGGACCGGTGGTGGTCGGCGACGGCCGCCACCGATCCGATCGAGAGCGAATGGTCTCCGCCGAGCACGAGCGGCGTGCAGCCCCGGGCCAGTCCTTTGCGCACGAGCTCCCGCGTCTCCTCGGCGACGTGGACGATCTCGTCCAGGAAGCGCAACTCGTGCTGGCCCGCGTCGGTGGTCTCCAGCCCGCCGGCCGTCACGGTGCCCAGTTCGGTGATGCCGTGGCCGATGGCTTCGATCTCCCGGCTGATCCCGGCGATGCGCAGAGCGGAGGGACCCATGTCCACGCCCCGGCGTCCGGCGCCGAGGTCGATGGAGACGGAGATCAGCGCGATGTCTCGATGGTGGTCCAAGAATCGTTCCTTTTTGGTTGGTGGCGACTACCGGCCGACACTACTATATCGCTCGTACGTACTTCACCCTGTCCACAGAATAAGGGTTCAACTCCCGAACGGAGTCGGCGAATGTTCTCGTGCCACCATTGCCTCCGGGCCGCCGCCCTCTTGCTGCTCGTACCGCTGCTCGCACCCCCGCCCGCCGCGGCCCAGGAGGAGGAGAAGAAGGACCCCGACCGGGGTCTCCCCCTCGAGCCGGCGCGCTGGGCCCGCTTCACGACGAGCGAGGGGACCTGGATCTCGCTCGACGTGAGTCCGGACGGCGAGACGATCGTGTTCGACCTGCTGGGCGACCTCTACCGCATGCCCATTACGGGCGGCGAGGCGACGCGGCTCACGAGCGGCCTGCCGCACGACATGCAGCCGCGCTTCAGCCCGGACGGGTCGCGGATCGTCTTCGTCTCGGACCGAAGCGGCGACGAGAACGTGTGGCTCATCGACGCGGAGGGGGGCGAGCCGACGCAACTCAGCAAGGGGATCGGGAGCGTCTTCCTCTCGCCGGAGTGGATGCCGGACGGCAAGTACGTCGTCGTCTCGCGTTCGCGGGCGTTCTTCGGACTGGAGAAGCTCTGGCTCTATCACGTGGACGGCGGCACCGGCCTCGAGATGGTGGGCGGGAGCGGGGCGCAGCGCATGCTCGGCGCGGCGGTCGACGCCGAGGGGCGCTACGTCTGGTACGCGCAGCGCCTCGGCACCTGGCAGTACAACGCGATCTTCCCCCAGTACCAGCTCTGGGTCTACGACCGCCGGACGGGGACGCGGACGCCGATGACGAACCGGTACGGATCGGCCTTCCGGCCGGCCCTCTCCCCCGACGGCGAACTCCTTGCGTACGCCAGCCGGGAAGACGCGGACACGGGGATCCGGCTGCGCGAGCTGGACTCGGGAGAGGAGCGCTGGCTCGCCTACCCGGTGCAGCGCGACGACCAGGAGTCGACGGCGTCGATGGACGTGCATCCGGGCTACACCTTCACGCCCGACTCCGAGGCGCTCGTCATCTCCTACGGCGGCGGGATCTGGCGCGTGCCGGTTGACGGGAGCGACCCGACGGAGATCCCGTTCACGGTCAACGCGGAGGTCGCGATCGGTCCGGAGGTCGAGTTCGAATACCCGATCGAAGACACGCCGACCTTCGTCGTGAAGCAGATCCGCAACACGCGGCCATCGCCGGACGGCGCGCGGGTCGCCTTCACCGCGCTCGACCGGCTCTACGTCGCCGACCTTCCCGACGGGACGCCACGCCGCCTCACGGAGGGCGAAGTCGGAGAGTATCACCCGGTGTGGTCTCCCGATGGGCGTTCGGTGGCCTACGTGACTTGGGACGATGACGCGGGCGAGGGCCACATCCGCCGCGTGTCCGCGGAGGGCGGCGCGAGCACGAACCTCACGCGCGAGCCCGCCTACTACCAGCAGCCTGCCTGGTCTCCCGATGGCGGGCGCATCGTGGCGATCCGTTCGTCGCGCCGGAACGTGCAGGAGGCGGTCGACCCCTTCATCGGCTTCGGGCTCGACTCGGAGTTCGTGTGGGTCCCAGCCGAGGGCGGAGCCCTGACCCGAATCGGACCGACGGGCGGACGCCGGCAACCGCACTTCACCGCGGACCCGGACCGCATCTACTACTACGGCTTCGCGCGCGCCGACGCGGTGCCCGGGTCGCCGAGTCCACCCAGCGCGACGACCGCGCTCTCCTCCGCCCGCTGGGACGATACGGACCGGCGGCAGCACCTGGCGGTGACGGCCCGGGCGAACCTCGACGCGGGCGGCGTGCCGGCGGCGTACGAGCGGTACGAGCGCTCGCCGCAGTCGGACCTTCCCATGCCGCGGACGCACGACGACGACCAGCCGCGCGAACTCATCCTGCGGCTGGGGGCCGGGTCCGTCGTCATGGCGCCGCAGGGCGATCTCGCGCTCGCCCACGTCGGCGACGATCTGTACGCCGTGACGGTGCCGGACCTCGGCGCCACGCTGCCGAGGGTCGACGTCGCCAAGCCGGACTCGGCGGGCGTCCCCGCGTGGAAGCTCAACGACCTCGGGGCCGAGTTCCCGGTGTGGGGCGCGGACGGCCGCACGGTCCACTGGTCGCTGGGCAACGCCCTCTTCACGTACGACCTCGACGCGGCGCTCGCGGACACGGCCTACACGCCGGCGGAGCGGCAGATCGAGGTCACGGCCGAGCGCGACATCCCGCGCGGGACCGTGATCCTCCGCGGCGGACGCGCGATCACCATGAACGGCGACGAGATCGTCGACAACGCCGACATCGTGATCACGGACAACCGCATCGCGTCGGTGCGGGCGGGGCCCGGCGAGGTGCCCGAGGGCGCGCAGGTCATCGACATCGGCGGCAAGACCGTCGTCCCCGGGTTCGTGGACACGCACGCGCACATGTGGAACCTGTGGGACTTCCACTGGGCGCGGCCGTGGATCTACCAGGCGAACCTCGCCTACGGGGTTACGACGACCCGCGACCCGCAGACGGCGACGACCGACGTCCTCTCGTACGAGGACATGGTGCGGGCGGGCCGGATGGTGGGGCCGCGCGTCTATCACACGGGCCCAGGCGTCTTCCAGTTCGACTTCGTCCGCAGCTACGAGCACGCGCTCGACGTCCTGCGGAAATACAGCCAGTACTACGACACGAAGACGTTCAAGATGTACATGTCGGGCAACCGGCGTCAGCGGCAGTGGCTCATCATGGCGGCGCGCGAACTCGGCCTCATGCCGACGACGGAAGGCGGCCTCGAGTACCGCCTCAACATGACGCACGCCATGGACGGATATCCGGGGATCGAACACTCGATGCCGATCGTGCCGGCGTACAACGATGTCGTCCAACTGTTCGCGACCTCCGGGACCGTGAACTCCCCCACCCTCCTCGTCTCCTACGGGGGGCCGTGGGCGGAGAACTACTTCTACACGCGCTGGGACATCTTCGGCGACGAGAAGCTGACGCACTTCACGCCGAAGCGGGAACTCGACATCAAGGCGCGGCGCCTGGGGCTCTTCACGGGGCCGGGGCCGGGCGGCTGGTTCCACGAGGACGAATACGCCTTCCCGAAGCACGCGGCGTGGCTCGCGGACCTGGTGGAGGGCGGCGGGAACACCGGCGTCGGCAGCCACGGCCAGTTGCAGGGCCTCGGCTACCACTGGGAGCTGTGGGCGCTGCAGAGCGGCGGCATGGACGAGCACGACGCGCTGCGCGCCGCGACGCTCATGGGGGCCGAAGCGATCGGCCTCGGCGGCGATCTGGGCTCCATCGAACCCGGCAAGCTGGCGGACCTCGTGATCCTCGACGCGGACCCGCTCGCGAACATCCGGAACACGAACGCGATCGACATGGTGATGATGAACGGGCGACTCTACGACGGCGACACGCTCGACGAACTGTGGCCGAGACAACGGCCGGCTCCGAACGAACCGTGGAGGGATACGGCGCCCGCGGTAAGCGCCGGCGTCCGGGGAGGTGACCGATGAGCCCCCGCGATAGGCTGGCACGGATCGGGAGGGCGGCGGCGCTGGCCGCGCTGATCGCTTCGGTGACCGGGGTTCCGGCGGCGGCCCAGGTGGTGTTCGGCCCGGGCGGCCCGGGAAACCGCGACCCGCTCCCTCTGCGCGGCGCCCGCAAGGCCACGTTCACGGCCACGGAGGGCACGTGGATGTCGCTCGACGTGAGTCCGGACGGGACGACGATCGTGTTCGACCTCCTCGGCGATCTCTATACGATGCCGATCGAGGGCGGAAAGGCGTCGCCCCTCCTCACGGGCATGGCGTACGAGACGCAGCCCCGCTTCAGCCCGGACGGCGAGGCGGTGGCCTTCATCTCCGACCGCAGCGGGGGCGACGCGCTGTGGACCCTGCGCCTCGACCTCACGGACACCACCCGGGTGGCCGGCGGCGGGTCCAGCCTCATGCTGTCGCCCGCATGGAGCCCCGACGGCGTCTATATCGTGGCCAGCCGCTCGAACGGCCTCGGCGGGGTGGCGCAGCTCGCCATGTACCACGCCGAGCGCGGGTCGCCGCTGCCGCTGCCGGGATCCCCCCAGCAGAAGCGGATCGGCGCGGCGTTCAGCCCGGACGGCCGCTACATCTGGTACGCGGGGGGGTCCGGCGACTGGACGTACAACGCGGTGCTGCCGCTCTACCAGCTCTACCGCTACGACCGCGAGACGGGCACGACGACGACCATGACCCGCCGGTACGGGTCCGCGTTCCGCCCGGCGATCTCGCCCGACGGCCGCTGGCTCGTATACGGCACCCGCTACAACGCGGAGACCGGGCTGCGGAAGCGCGACCTCGAGACGGGCGAGGAAAGCTGGCTCGCCTATCCCGTGCAGCGGGACGAGCAGGAATCGCGGGCGCCGCTCGACCTCCTGCCGGGCTACGCCTTCGTGCCCGACGGCTCGGCGATCGTCGTTTCCTACGGGGGCAGGATCTGGAACGTCCCCATGGACGGAGGCGAACCCGCGGAGATTCCGTTCGAGGCGGAAGTCGAACTCGATGTCGGCCCGCGGGTGTCGTTCGAGTATCAGATCGACACCACGGCGATGGTCACCGCCAGCCAGATCCGGAGCCCCGTCGTCGGGCCCGATGGCGAACAGGTGGTGTTCACGGCCTTCGACCGCCTCTGGATCCGCGACCTGCCCGACGGCGAGGCGCGCCGCCTCACGGAGGGCGATGCGGGCGAGTTCCACCCGCAGTGGTCGCCCGATGGCCGCTGGATCGCCTACACGACGTGGGACGACACCGACGGCGGCCACATCATGAAGGTGGCCGCGGAGGGCGGCGAGCCGATCCGGCTCTCGGCCACGGCGGCCCTCTACTACAACGTAGCGTGGTCGCCCGACGGCGGGCGGATCGTCGCCTCGCGCGGCGCCGCGCGTCAGCTCAAGGAGGCGGCGGGCGCGTTCTTCGGGCCCATCGGCGGCGAGTTCGTGTGGGTGCCGGCGGCGGGACCGGAGCCGGCGGACGCCGAGGTCATCTCACCCACGGGACTCCGCGACGTGCCGCACTTCGCGGCGGACGACCCGGACCGGATCTACGCCTACAGCCCGGTGGAGGGGCTGGTGTCCTTCCGCTGGGACGGCACGGACGTGAAGCGGCATCTGATCGTGCGCGGGCGCCAGGGCCTCGCCGGCATCGGCGACCCGCACCCCAACGAGTGGGAGTTCCTGCCCCGGCGCGTCTTCCCGTGGCGGCAGGGCCCCGATCCCACGGACCCCGACCCTCCGGCCGAGCCGGGCGGACCGACGCCGGCGGGCCTGATCATGCTCTCTCCCGAGGGGGACCGCGCCTTCGTTCAGTTCGGGCGGGATCTCTATGTGGTGGATGTGGCCGAGATCGGAGAGCAGCCGCCGACGATCATGCTCATTACGCTGGATTCCGCTCCGTTGCCGATCC is a genomic window containing:
- a CDS encoding amidohydrolase family protein, encoding MFSCHHCLRAAALLLLVPLLAPPPAAAQEEEKKDPDRGLPLEPARWARFTTSEGTWISLDVSPDGETIVFDLLGDLYRMPITGGEATRLTSGLPHDMQPRFSPDGSRIVFVSDRSGDENVWLIDAEGGEPTQLSKGIGSVFLSPEWMPDGKYVVVSRSRAFFGLEKLWLYHVDGGTGLEMVGGSGAQRMLGAAVDAEGRYVWYAQRLGTWQYNAIFPQYQLWVYDRRTGTRTPMTNRYGSAFRPALSPDGELLAYASREDADTGIRLRELDSGEERWLAYPVQRDDQESTASMDVHPGYTFTPDSEALVISYGGGIWRVPVDGSDPTEIPFTVNAEVAIGPEVEFEYPIEDTPTFVVKQIRNTRPSPDGARVAFTALDRLYVADLPDGTPRRLTEGEVGEYHPVWSPDGRSVAYVTWDDDAGEGHIRRVSAEGGASTNLTREPAYYQQPAWSPDGGRIVAIRSSRRNVQEAVDPFIGFGLDSEFVWVPAEGGALTRIGPTGGRRQPHFTADPDRIYYYGFARADAVPGSPSPPSATTALSSARWDDTDRRQHLAVTARANLDAGGVPAAYERYERSPQSDLPMPRTHDDDQPRELILRLGAGSVVMAPQGDLALAHVGDDLYAVTVPDLGATLPRVDVAKPDSAGVPAWKLNDLGAEFPVWGADGRTVHWSLGNALFTYDLDAALADTAYTPAERQIEVTAERDIPRGTVILRGGRAITMNGDEIVDNADIVITDNRIASVRAGPGEVPEGAQVIDIGGKTVVPGFVDTHAHMWNLWDFHWARPWIYQANLAYGVTTTRDPQTATTDVLSYEDMVRAGRMVGPRVYHTGPGVFQFDFVRSYEHALDVLRKYSQYYDTKTFKMYMSGNRRQRQWLIMAARELGLMPTTEGGLEYRLNMTHAMDGYPGIEHSMPIVPAYNDVVQLFATSGTVNSPTLLVSYGGPWAENYFYTRWDIFGDEKLTHFTPKRELDIKARRLGLFTGPGPGGWFHEDEYAFPKHAAWLADLVEGGGNTGVGSHGQLQGLGYHWELWALQSGGMDEHDALRAATLMGAEAIGLGGDLGSIEPGKLADLVILDADPLANIRNTNAIDMVMMNGRLYDGDTLDELWPRQRPAPNEPWRDTAPAVSAGVRGGDR
- the rocF gene encoding arginase codes for the protein MDHHRDIALISVSIDLGAGRRGVDMGPSALRIAGISREIEAIGHGITELGTVTAGGLETTDAGQHELRFLDEIVHVAEETRELVRKGLARGCTPLVLGGDHSLSIGSVAAVADHHRSRGAAIGVIWVDAHADMNRPATTPTGNIHGMSLAVLLGHGEPQLTSGRPSVVPENVSVLGARSLDGGEKRLIRELGVRVFTMSEIDERGVGACMDEALERASAGTAGFHLSFDVDVLDPRIAPGVGTPVRGGLTYREGHLVCEKAWRSGKLLSLELVELNPVLDHRNQTAELGVGLVASALGAAIL
- a CDS encoding S9 family peptidase encodes the protein MKTTFGSAALLTAIAAGALVADAAAQTRRLSLDHYMDMESVSDPRISPDGSRIVYTRGWVDKVNDRRESSLYMMNADGSRQRALVDGGGARWSPDGTRILFTAAGEPSGSQIFVRWMDEEGATTQVTRLENGPSSPRWSPDGEWIAFTSRVNDRADFAGVDLPSRPDGATWTEGPKIVERAGYKRDRQGYVDTGWTHVFVVPAHGGAARQLTTGDWNHGGIAWSPDGSEIYFSSYRAPDWDRPEHWQESEIYAVSVASGAIRQLTDRRGPDGGAVPSPDGRLIAHTVGDEHRDTYRNQKIYVMNRDGSGSRLISGDYDRQSGGFQWAPDGSGLYFNVNREGYRQLHFVSVEGGVTQLTEGAHLFSLSSFAEDGTAVGTIATDHEPGDLYRFSLSNPGEVTRLTEVNADVLHGVTLGEVEEVWYESTDGFRVQGWIVKPPDFDPNREYPLMLAIHGGPHSMYNGGFNFAFQEHASNDYVVLYTNPRGSTGYGTEFANAINHDYPGADFPDLMGGVDEMLRRGYVDGDNLFVYGCSGGGILTSYIVGNTDRFRAASANCPIVNWMSAMGTSDAIGYLRTFEKPFWEDEEEWMDRSSIFYVENVTTPTMLMTGEMDLRTPMGQTEEFYQALHYEGVPTVMVRFQGEWHGTSSRPSNFLRTQLYLRKWFEKWGTHRPAVTTEEDAEESGS
- the trpA gene encoding tryptophan synthase subunit alpha, which translates into the protein MSVPGGTAPAAAPVAHAGSRIEGVFEGRDAGAAFIPFLSSGFPRPADTPRLLERLAADGADIIELGIPFSDPLADGPTIQAASWRALEQGVTVESTLDQLAEISGDLPPVVVFSYLNPILRMGVERFLARAEAAGAAGLLVTDLPVGSHPELERRLAAGPLDLIPLAAPTTPRARLETILGHASGFLYYISRLGVTGARKALDASLEDQVRGLRTMVRLPVAVGFGISTPEQAAAVAGMADGVVVGSALIAALGRGETAFGELSAALAAAVHENDSCRKAE
- a CDS encoding choice-of-anchor B family protein — its product is MMTRSPHLVVVALFACVVTRPVAAQDGFGAAVWAPAADEILVLKPAFGRGPASVLVFGKGDSGWSQVQEVWSAGSLLGESFGRTMAPVEGGFLAASGDPQVMIGAYGFARGADGGWAESGALPLGAAAGAAPEEMSMGRVMAILQPPARVVAADRDVALVSAPGGRGAGTEVRVYVRGTDGTWSAAGLLEAGDLRANARYGAALAVRGGLAAVGAPGQGSSGTVYVFARGADGAWSREAALDSPALGGGAGLGASVLFTGDGELAVGAPNADGSVGRVVLFAGGAEGDWAEAATLLPGASGPGQRFGAALAAAGDELIVGAPGAEDGRGRVDAFSRADADGEWRAGRSFAPEGAALVGGFGSALALRPGLAVVGSPESEGSAGLAAVYEAAEDGSWSGPVWLRPGSPPAAVTSAEVRCEDDRAAGFDCADVDLQAYLPLASIGGEPGERVSDAWGWTDPETGREYGLVGRSGGAAIVDVTDAVNPVYLGVIPANRSGARDLKVYADHLFFTGDGAGAHGLVVFDLTRLRDVASPPVEFAPDLRWDGIGSAHNLIIDTGAGTAFTVSTSGDGHTCGGGLVMIDIRQPLAPEFAGCYTDTEGLIFQGRTHDAQCLVYDGPDMDYRGRELCFASNETALRIVDVTDKSNPRPISAAAYPGVAYIHQGWLSDDRRYFFLDDELDELVGTTDRTKTIVWDVTDLDDPVVIADYYGPNNATDHNLYVKGDRMYQANYQAGFRVIDISDPENLREVGYFDTTPYGADPPGFNGAWTAFPYFESGTVLVTSMLEGVFLLKPRRTELVP